The proteins below are encoded in one region of Flavobacterium nackdongense:
- a CDS encoding DUF6471 domain-containing protein — protein MSYWNDKAKRLLKSELVRRGISNADLANLLEQIGIEETKSSIDSKICRGTFSASFFLQCLTVIGCEKIEIVEYENQLSIAAEPQAEYNLKK, from the coding sequence ATGTCATATTGGAATGACAAAGCCAAGCGTTTATTAAAGTCAGAATTGGTTCGCAGAGGAATTTCAAACGCAGACTTGGCAAATTTACTTGAACAAATCGGAATTGAAGAAACTAAATCTAGTATCGATAGTAAAATCTGTCGAGGTACATTTAGCGCATCGTTCTTTTTACAATGTTTAACTGTTATTGGTTGTGAAAAAATAGAAATTGTAGAATACGAAAATCAATTATCAATTGCTGCTGAACCACAAGCAGAATATAACCTAAAAAAATAA
- a CDS encoding DMT family transporter, which produces MKTKIKNAFTSKVNSIGLPILALCWVSFFWGTTWLATKEGVKYMPALQLAAIRQFIGGCLYVAFFLYKKAPWPKGKQWKSIIILSILNFVLSNALSTWGVKYISSGLGAIIGAIFPLWIVLITVFKGEKIARLSILGLVVSFAGVCVIFYDHLADFIKPDFRFGIFLSLFSTFTWAFGTLYTRKKAASFNPYFSLGLQMLISSILLLAITGATGTGINITEIPANSWWAIGYLTIIGSVLTFIAFIYALQHLPAHISSVYAYINPIVAVLLGSIIFEEPLTIAIAIGGGVTLCGLYMVNYSIRKTRI; this is translated from the coding sequence TTGAAAACTAAAATAAAAAACGCTTTTACTTCAAAGGTGAACTCCATTGGTTTACCCATCCTAGCTTTATGCTGGGTCAGTTTTTTTTGGGGAACCACTTGGCTTGCTACAAAAGAAGGGGTAAAATATATGCCGGCTTTACAATTGGCTGCAATCAGGCAATTCATAGGTGGATGTTTGTACGTGGCTTTCTTTTTGTATAAAAAAGCCCCTTGGCCAAAGGGAAAACAATGGAAAAGTATTATCATTTTAAGTATTTTAAATTTTGTGTTAAGCAATGCTTTGAGCACTTGGGGCGTGAAATACATAAGCAGTGGTTTGGGTGCCATTATCGGCGCTATTTTCCCGCTGTGGATTGTCTTAATTACCGTTTTTAAAGGCGAAAAAATTGCGCGATTATCGATTTTGGGTCTTGTGGTGAGTTTTGCAGGAGTTTGCGTTATTTTCTACGACCATCTCGCTGATTTTATAAAACCTGATTTTAGATTTGGTATTTTCCTGTCTTTATTCTCCACTTTTACTTGGGCTTTTGGTACGCTCTACACCCGAAAAAAAGCGGCCAGTTTTAATCCTTATTTCAGTTTGGGTTTGCAAATGCTGATTTCGAGTATACTCTTACTAGCGATAACTGGAGCAACGGGGACTGGAATAAATATCACAGAGATTCCGGCTAATTCGTGGTGGGCGATTGGCTATTTGACCATTATCGGCTCGGTTTTGACCTTTATCGCTTTCATTTATGCGCTGCAACATTTACCTGCTCATATTAGCAGTGTTTATGCTTATATCAACCCCATTGTAGCCGTTTTGTTGGGTTCGATAATTTTCGAAGAACCTCTAACTATTGCAATTGCCATTGGCGGAGGCGTCACCTTATGCGGATTGTATATGGTGAATTATTCGATTCGGAAAACAAGAATTTGA
- the dcm gene encoding DNA (cytosine-5-)-methyltransferase, with translation MPKVKFIDLFAGLGGIRLGFEKAFKELGFETECVMTSEIKPYAVETLIKNFSHDYFVGDIFQVKNEQIPDFDFLLGGFPCQPFSAGGKRQGFVDTRGTLFFEIERIIKEKSPYGFILENVEGLVKHDLENKYDKIGRTLSTVLYKLEVELGYNVVWKVLDSIDFGLPQSRKRIFIVGTKDEKANLSFNTIGFKPLKVILQNGLETIKSDFTKKLFSHFAMEDLYGKSIKDKRGGDNNIHSWDIGIKGEVTDDQIILLNKLFKERRKKHWAEKIGIDWMDGMALTLKQISTFHGNDNLKFLLDDLVNKGYLRFEHPKKLVSEKTEKGEKKYRIFDESKPKGYNIVTGKLSFEINKILDPNDIAPTLVATDVSRLAVPDNGGLRRLTIREGLRLFGYPEWYEILAKETEAFDLLGNTVAVPVVEHVASSLAKIYLANEMENYVENGMEVLK, from the coding sequence ATGCCAAAAGTTAAATTTATAGATTTATTTGCTGGACTTGGAGGAATAAGATTAGGTTTTGAAAAGGCCTTTAAAGAATTAGGTTTTGAAACAGAATGTGTAATGACATCCGAGATTAAGCCATATGCAGTTGAAACTTTGATTAAAAATTTTAGCCACGATTATTTTGTAGGCGATATTTTTCAGGTTAAGAATGAACAAATTCCAGACTTTGATTTTTTATTGGGAGGATTTCCTTGTCAACCGTTTAGCGCTGGAGGAAAGCGTCAAGGTTTTGTAGATACAAGAGGGACATTGTTTTTTGAAATTGAAAGAATTATAAAGGAAAAAAGCCCATATGGTTTTATTCTTGAAAATGTTGAAGGACTTGTAAAGCACGATTTAGAAAATAAGTACGATAAAATTGGAAGGACTTTATCCACTGTTCTATATAAACTAGAAGTAGAATTAGGTTATAATGTTGTCTGGAAAGTTTTAGATTCTATTGATTTTGGTCTACCTCAATCTCGCAAAAGGATCTTTATTGTAGGTACAAAAGATGAAAAAGCAAACCTATCTTTTAATACTATAGGATTTAAACCGTTAAAGGTTATTTTACAAAACGGATTAGAAACGATAAAGTCAGATTTTACTAAAAAACTTTTTAGCCATTTTGCTATGGAAGATTTGTATGGAAAATCGATAAAAGATAAAAGAGGAGGGGATAATAACATTCATAGTTGGGATATTGGGATTAAAGGTGAGGTTACAGATGATCAAATTATTTTGTTGAATAAGCTTTTTAAAGAAAGACGTAAAAAACATTGGGCTGAAAAAATTGGTATAGATTGGATGGATGGAATGGCTTTAACTTTAAAACAAATATCTACTTTCCATGGTAATGATAATCTTAAATTCTTATTGGACGATTTAGTTAATAAGGGATATTTGAGATTTGAACACCCTAAAAAATTAGTTAGTGAAAAAACTGAAAAAGGCGAAAAAAAATATCGAATTTTTGATGAAAGTAAACCTAAAGGGTACAATATAGTTACAGGTAAGCTAAGTTTTGAAATAAATAAAATATTGGATCCAAATGATATTGCTCCAACACTAGTTGCTACTGATGTTTCTCGATTAGCGGTTCCAGATAATGGTGGCTTAAGAAGATTAACAATTCGAGAGGGGTTACGTTTATTTGGTTATCCGGAATGGTATGAAATTCTAGCGAAAGAAACTGAAGCCTTTGATTTACTAGGGAATACTGTTGCAGTTCCGGTTGTTGAGCATGTAGCGTCAAGTTTGGCTAAAATTTATCTAGCCAACGAAATGGAAAACTATGTTGAAAATGGAATGGAAGTGTTGAAATAA
- a CDS encoding SDR family oxidoreductase, producing the protein MTQISILGCGWLGLPLAKTLLENGFSVKGSTTSPEKLSTLQNLGIQPYLIALSEDKTSGNLNGFLENSKILIIDVPPKLRSASTDPSTALRMTFVSKIKNIIPFVEKSTVENVLFISSTSVYGEDNLDVTEETELNPDTESGKQLVQTEQLLQSNPNFKTTILRFGGLIGEDRHPIKFLAGRKNIENPNAPINLIHLEDCIGIILAILRHAHNDKLDWNETFNAVAPHHPSRKEYYTQKATDLGLALPEFNCESPTFGKTILSTKIETVLEYTFKKPKL; encoded by the coding sequence ATGACACAAATTAGTATTCTCGGTTGCGGTTGGTTGGGTTTGCCTTTGGCGAAAACCTTGCTTGAAAATGGGTTTTCAGTAAAGGGTTCGACGACTTCTCCTGAGAAACTTTCAACTTTGCAAAACTTGGGGATCCAGCCTTATCTGATTGCACTTTCAGAAGATAAAACGAGTGGAAATCTAAACGGATTTCTAGAAAATTCCAAGATTTTAATCATCGATGTTCCGCCAAAACTTCGCAGTGCATCAACTGATCCTTCGACTGCGCTCAGGATGACATTCGTTTCTAAGATTAAAAACATAATTCCGTTTGTAGAAAAATCAACTGTCGAAAACGTGCTTTTCATCAGTTCTACATCGGTTTACGGTGAGGATAATTTAGACGTAACCGAAGAAACAGAATTAAATCCAGATACCGAAAGCGGTAAACAATTAGTCCAAACAGAGCAACTTTTGCAAAGCAATCCGAATTTTAAAACCACGATTTTACGTTTCGGTGGACTCATTGGCGAAGACCGACATCCCATAAAATTCTTGGCGGGACGAAAAAACATCGAAAATCCAAATGCTCCTATCAACCTGATTCATCTGGAGGATTGCATTGGAATTATTCTAGCGATTCTTCGACACGCTCATAATGACAAATTGGACTGGAACGAAACTTTCAATGCCGTCGCACCGCACCATCCCAGCCGAAAAGAGTATTACACCCAAAAAGCCACCGATTTAGGATTGGCTTTGCCAGAATTTAATTGTGAAAGCCCTACTTTTGGCAAAACAATTTTGAGCACGAAGATCGAAACTGTTTTGGAATATACTTTCAAAAAACCCAAATTATAA